A stretch of DNA from Jiangella alba:
GGACCAGGACACGCTGTACGGCGGCCTCAACACCCTGGAGGAGGCGCTGACCAGCGGCGACGGCGTGCTGCGCGGCCTGGTGCGGCTGCAGTGCGGGCTGTCCAACCGCTCCGCCGACGTCTGCCCCCGCGACGAGCCCGGGCTGCTGCAGGGCCTGAACCTGCTCGACGAGGGTGTGGGGCAGCTGGTCAGCGGCGTGGTCGGGTCGGTGCAGGGCGGTGTCGGCGAGCCTGACGACACCCCCGCCGACGAGACGCTGCGCGGCGGCGTGAACGGCCTGAGCGACGGCGTCGACCAGATCATCGCCGGCGGCAACGCCCTGATCTCCGGGCTCATGCAGCTCACCGACGGCGCGCACGACCTGCACGACGGCAACCTGCGGATCTCCGACGGCGCCGGCGAGCTGGCGGCGGGCGCCGAGGCGGCGGCCGACGGCGCGGGCCGGCTGGCCGACGGCGCCGGGCAACTGGAGGACGGCGCCCGCGGCGCCGCCGACGGAGCCGGCCAGATCGAGGACGGCGCGGGTCAGCTGGCCGACGGTGCGGACGCGGCGGCCGACGGTGCCGGTCAGATCGCCGATGGTGCCGGGCAACTGGCCGACGGCGCCGACGAGGCCGCCGTCGGGGCCGGCGTCCTGGCCGGTGGCCTGGAAACCGCCGCCGACGGGTCGGTGCAGATCTACGACGGCCTGCTGCAGGCCGCCCAGGGCGCGCCGCAGCTCGTCGACGGCGCCCAGCGGCTGTCGACCGAGGGCGCGTCGCAGTTGGCCGACGCCGGGCAGGAGACCGCCGCCGACTTCGGCACCCGGTACGCCCTGCTCGAGGCCGGCGCCGACCGCGCGACGAACGAGGCGCTGGTCAACGGCGCACCGGCTGGCGCGACGCTGAAGACCGCGTTCACGTACGAGATCCCGGAGGTGAGCGGCGAAGGCGGCCGCAACGTCACCCGCGGCGTGCTCGCGCTGGGCGTGTTCGCGGCCGCTGCCGCCGCGGCGACGCTGGTGCGCCGGCGCCGCGCCTGAATCCAGGGCGGCCGTCCACCCCCCGGGCGGCCGCCCTGTCTCACGGCAGGGATCAGGAGGCGACGGAGCCGGGCCAGCCGCCGAACGCGGCCCGGACCCGTCCGGCCACCTCGTCGGCGGTCAGGCCGTCGGTGTCGATGGCGACGCCCCCGTCGCCAAGCGGCGTCGCGGCTTCAGCGGCGAGCGCGTCGAGCTCGGCCGGCGGCAGGCCGCGCAGCTCGTCGCCGGGGATGGCCGGCCCACGCCCTTCGCCGCGCAGCCGGAGCCGCTGCCGCAGCGTCGCCGGCTCGGCCCGCAGCCGGCAGACCGCGAGCGCGACGTCCGGCACCGCGGCCGCGTACCGGGCGATCGTGGGCTGGTCGGCGTCGCCGGAGATGACCAGGCAGTGCGCGCCGGCCGCCCGGTACGCCGCCCACACGCCGGCCAGGTTGCACGCCCGCAGCCGGTGCCCGTCCGGATCGTCCGGCGCAGCCGGCCGCAGGAAGCCGATCTGGGCGAGATCGACGTAACCGGCCGGCACCCCGGAGCGCAGCACGTCGAGGAAGAGCGCGAAACCGGCGGTCGACTTCCCGACGCCCCGCGGCCCGCACACCCACAGCCCGGGCGCCGTCATGCCGGCACCGGCCAGCCGCCGGCCGCCGCGCGGACGAGGGCGGCCACCTCGGCGACCGAGCGGTCGTCGGTGTCGACGCGCAGGCCGGTGACATCGGCGCGGTCCAGCTCGGCCGCCTCGGCGACCGCCCGGTCCGCCAGCTCGACCATCCAGCCGCGGCGCACGATCCGCTCCCGCAGCCCGGCGGCCGAGACCCGCAGCCGCACCACCGTCAGCGCGGCGCCGGGAACCTGCGCGGCGTAGGCGCGCACGACCTGGCGGCTCTCGGCGATGCCGGACGCGATCAGGCAGCTGGCGCCGCCGTCGCGGTACGCGGGCCAGGTGCGCCCGAGGCTCGCCGCCTTGACCCGGTGGTTGCCGGGGTCGTCGTCCGGCGCCGGATAGCACAGCCCGAGCTGGTCGAGGTCGACGTAGGCGCTGCGCACCCCCGCCTCGGACAGCTGCCGGAAGATCTCCCACCCGACGGTGGACTTGCCGACGCCGGAGGCGCCGCACAGCCAGAGCAACGGCGTCGCGGGAGCGGTCATCGCGGCCACGATAGGAGCCGGCGGCGCCGGGCCGCGACGGGTTTTCCGGCGGCCGCGATCGACCTGGCCGATTCGCCCCATGCGCCGCGGCCGTGCCGGTTATGCTCGCGAGCAAGGTCGATCTTGCGGGGGAGGAGCAGGTGTGAGCGCCCCGCAGACCGTCGCCGGCGCCGACGCTCCGCCCGAGAGCGGCGCGAAGCACCGTCGCGCCCACCGCGGCGACTGGATCCTGCTGGCGTGGTGCGCCCTGCTCACCGCGGCCATGCTGGGTCCGCTGGCCGCGCCCGGCTACGTGCTGTCCTACGACATGGTGGCGGTGCCCGACCAGGGGCTGCTGCCGTCGTCCGTGGGGCTGAGCAGCGCGGTGCCGCGGGCGGTGCCGCTGGACGCCGCGGTCGCGATCCTCGACTCCGTCCTCACCGGGCAGCTGCTGCAGAAGCTGGCGCTGGCCGGCATCGTGCTCGGCGCGGCTCTGGGCGCCGGGCTGGCGCTGCCGACGGTCCGGACGGGGACGCGGCTGGTCGCGGCGTCGGCCTACGCGTGGAACGCCTACGTGTTCGAGAGGCTGGTCATCGGGCACTGGCCGACGCTGATCGCGTACGCCGCGCTGCCGTGGCTGCTGATCCTGGGCCGCCGGGTGCGCCGCGGCCGCACGTCCGCCCTCGCGCCGGCCGTCCTCCTCGTCGGGGTGTCCGCGCTGACGCCGACCGGCGGGCTGCTCGCGGCGGCGCTGTTCGGCCTGCTCGTGCTCGTGCCGGGCGGCCGGCACCCGCGGCGGGTCCGGGTCGCCGGCACCGTCGCCGTGCTGGCTCTGCAGGCGCCGTGGATCGTCCCGTCCGTCCTGCGCCCGGACCCCGCGGTGTCCGATCCGGCCGGCGTCGCCGCGTTCGCCGCCACATCCGACTCGCCGCTCGGCCTGCTCGGCAGCCTGCTGACGCTCGGCGGCATCTGGAACGAGGGCGCGGTGCCCGACAGCCGCGCGCTGCCGTCGGCGCTGGCGCTGACGGTGGTGCTGCTGGCGCTCGCGGCGTTCGGCGCGACGGAGCTGCGCCGCCACCTCGGGCGGGCCGAACTGGTCGTCCTCACCGCCCTGGCCGCCGCGGGCCTCGTGGTGGCGTTCAGCAGCGCGCTGCCCGGCGGCGACGCCGTCCTGGAGTGGCTGGTGGCGGAGGTGCCCGGCGGCGGGCTGATCCGCGACGGCCAGAAGTTCCTCGCCTGGTACGCGCTGCTGGTCGCGCTGGCCGCGGCCGCCGGCGCCGCCCGGCTGGCCGGGATCGTCGCGCGGCGCAACCCGTCGTCGGTGCCCGCCCAGCCGGACCGTGCCGCCGCGCGGCGCACGACGTTGTCGGCGCCCGCCCGTAGGGTGGGTGGCCCACCCGGCCGGGCGGGGTCCGCCGGCCGGGCGGGGTCCGCCGCCGCCGTCGCGCTGGCCGCGGCGCTGCTCCCCGTCGCCGCGCTGCCCGACCTCGTCTGGGGCGCGGCCGGCCGGCTCGAGCCGTCGCACTACCCGGCCGCCTGGGCCGACGTCCGGGCGGCCGTCGACGCCGGGCACGGCGACGTCGTGGTGCTGCCGTACCAGCCGTTCCGCCGGTTCCCGTGGGCCGGTGACCGCACGGTGCTCGACCCCGCGCCGCGCTACCTCGACGCCGAGGTCGTGGTGCCCGACGCGCTGCCCGTCGGCGACAACGTGGTGCCGGGGGAGGACCGCCGGGCCGCTGAGGTCGCGGCCGCCCTCGACGCCGACGACGCGGCCGGGGACCTGGCCGCCCTCGGCGTGGGCTGGGTCGCCGTCGAGCGGGACACCCCGGGGACCGTCCCGGACGGACTCCTCGAATCGCTCGAATCGGTTGAAATCAACGGGACGTTCGACCTCTATCGCGTTCCCGGCGACATCGGCACATGGACCCGCATTCCGCCCGCTCCACCAGTCATCGTCGCCGATATCGTCTTTTCGGTCATTCTCGCCGTCGCATCGGCTGATGTTGCCCGAAACGCCTTCTCCCGCAGACGGCGGTCGTTACGCTCCCAAGAGTCGTGATTTCCGCACCGCTCGAGGAGTACCAGAGTTCATGGGCAATTTCGGAGGCGTTGTCGCCGCCATTGTGGGAGTGGTGCTCGCCGGGCTGACCGTCGTCACCGCCGTGAACGTGAGCCAGCCGAGCGACGCGGACGACGTCAGTCACGAAGAGCTGATCAACTACGACGACAACTGACGTCGCCTCACAACACCGTGCATTCTCCAGAGACCCTGGTCGAGTCGCGCCCATTGCGCGTCGTGCTGCTCAACTGGCGCGACACCACCCACCCGGAGGGTGGCGGCTCGGAACGCTACGTGGAGAACGTCGCCGCGGGCCTGGCCGCCGCCGGGCACGACGTGACGTTCTTCTGTGCGGCCCATCCGGGCGCGCCGAAGGTGGAGCGGCGCGACGGCTACCGGATCATCCGGCGCGGCGGGAAGTTCACCGTCTACGCGCACGCGGTCCGGATGCTGGCCAGCGGGGCACTCGGACGGCCCGACGTGATCGTCGATGTGCAGAACGGCATTCCGTTCTGGAGCCGCCTGGCCGTCCGGTGCCCCGTGGTCGTCCTCGTCCACCACGTCCACCGCGAGCAGTGGGGCGTCGTCTACGGCCCCGCCACCGCCCGCCTGGGCTGGTGGCTGGAGTCGCGGCTCGCGCCCCGCGTCTACCGCGACTCCCGTTACGTCACCGTCTCGGAGATCACCCGGACGGAACTCGCCGCGCTCGGGGTCGGTCCCGGGCGAGTGGACGTCGTCCACAACGGCACCGCGCCGGCACCGGCGACCACGACGCAGCGCTCTGACCAGCCGCGCATCTGCGTCCTCGGCCGCCTGGTGCCGCACAAGCGGGTCGAACACGCCCTTCAGGTCGCGGCCCGGCTCCGGGCGAGCCGGCCGGGCCTGCGGGTCAGCGTCATCGGCGACGGCTGGTGGTCGGACCGCCTGACGGCCGAGGCGAAGCGGCTGGGCGTCGACGACATCACCGACTTCCTCGGCTTCGTCGACGAGCGGGCCAAGCACGCCGAGCTGGCCCGCAGCTGGCTCATGCTGGCGCCGTCGGTGAAGGAGGGCTGGGGGCTGACCGTCGTCGAGGCGGCCCAGCATCAGGTGCCCACCATCGGCTACCGCAGCGCCGGCGGCCTCGCGGAGTCGATCGTCGACGGCGCCACCGGCCTGCTCGCCGACGACCTCGACGGCCTCACCGCGGCCACCGACGAGCTGCTCTCCGACGGCGTCCGCCGCGCCGCGCTGGGCCGGGCGGCCGCCGCCCGCGCCGCCACGTTCACCTGGGACCAGACGGTCCGCTCGTGGGACGCGCTGCTGCGCCGCACCGTCGCCGAGGAGGCCGCCGAGCGGTCCGCCCGCCGGATCCGCGCGGCCACGTCCGGCGTCGCGCTCGACCCGCACCGGGTGCCCGTCACAGCCGAAGCGGGTCCGTTCTTCCGCCAGTCGTGACGATTCGGCCCGAGCGCCACGGTATTTGTCGTAATGTGCGGACGTGCTCCTCACCGAATCCCGCGACAGGGCGACCCTGAGCCGTTCGGTCCGGCTATTTCGGGCATTTCTCTCCGAGCAGCGTGACCCCGACCATTTCTATGGCACGCTGGCCGCTGACTCGGTTACGCAATTGTCCGTTTATGCCGATTTGCGGGGAGCGCTGGTGCTCGACGTCGGCGGCGGCCCGGGCTATTTCCGGGCCGCGTTCGGCCGGGCCGGCGCCCGGTACGTCTCCGTCGACAGCGACCTCGGCGAGCTGTCCGCCCGCGGCCGGCCCGAGCCGGGCACCGTCATGGGCAGCGGCATGGCGCTGCCGATCCGCGACGCCGCCGCCGACGTCTGCTACTCGTCGAACGTCCTCGAGCACGTCCCGGACCCGTGGACGATGGCCGAGGAGATGCTGCGCGTGACCCGTCCCGGCGGCGTCGTCTACCTCTCGTTCACCGTCTGGCTGTCGCCGTGGGGCGGGCACGAGACCGCGCCGTGGCACTACCTCGGCGGCGAGTCGGCGGCCCGCCGGTACCGGCGCCGGCACGGGCACGAGCCGAAGAACCGCTTCGGCGCCAGCCTGTTCCCGGTCTCCGTCGCCGACGCTTTGCTGTGGGCCCGGCACACGCCGCACGGCGAACTGCTCGACGCGTTCCCGCGCTACCACCCGTGGTGGGCGCGCGGCGTCGTCCGAGTGCCCGGCCTGCGCGAGCTGGCCACGTGGAACCTCGCGGTGGTGCTGCGCCGCCGATGACCGCCCACAGAAGCGCGCCGCGCCGCCGCCTGCCGGCGTGGCGGGTCCAGCTCGTCGTCTGCTGCCTCGGCCTGGTCGCGCTGGCGTTCCGGCAGGCGCCCGGGCAGATCGTCCCGGACACCAAGCTCGACCTCACCGCCGACCCGGGCGGCTTCCTGCAACGCGCGCTGCACCTGTGGGAGCCGGCCGCCGCGTTCGGGCAGCTGCAGAACCAGGCCTACGGCTACCTGTGGCCGATGGGCCCGCTGCACCTGGCCGGCGACGTCGCCGGGCTGCCCGCGTGGGCGGTGCAGCGGCTGTGGTGGTCGCTGATCCTGGTCGCGGCGTTCCTCGGCGTCGTGAAGCTGGCCGGCGAGCTGGGCGTCGGCCGCTCCTGGACCCGGCTGCTCGGCGGCCTGGTGTACGCGCTGGCGCCGCGGATCCTGGTGTCGCTCGGCGCGGTGTCGGTCGAGGCGTGGCCGACGGCGCTGGCGCCGTGGGCGCTGATCCCGCTGGTGCGGGCCTGGCGTGGCGGCCCGGTCGTGCGCAACGCGGCGCTGTCCGCCCTGGCCGTCCTCTGCATGGGCGGCGTCAACGCGGCCGCCACCGCCGCCGCCGTCGTGCCCGCCGGGCTGTGGCTGCTGCTGGCGCCGCAGTGGCCCGGCCGGTGGCGGTTCGCGGCGTGGTGGGTGGGCTGCTGCGCGGCCGTGACGGTGTGGTGGTGGGTGCCGCTGCTGCTGCTCGGGTCGCACAGCCCGCCGTTCCTCGACTGGATCGAGACCGCAGGCAACACCACCCAGCACACGTCGCTGATCGAGGTGCTGCGCGGCAACGACCACTGGCTGTCCTACCTCTCCGTCGCCGGCGGACCGCAGTGGCCGGCCGGCTGGCTGCTGGCCAGCGAGCCGGTGCTGATCCTGCACACGGTGCTGATCGCGGCCATCGGGCTGGGCGGGCTGGCGCGGCGGGACATGCCCGGGCGGCGGGTGCTGCTGACCGGCGCGGTGGCCGGGCTGGCGCTGGTGTCGGCGGGGTACCTGGGCGCCGCGGCCGGCCCACTGGCCGGGACGGTGCGCGAGCTGCTGGACGGCCCGCTCGCGCCGTTCCGCAACGTGCACAAGTTCGACGTCGTGCTGCGGCTGCCGCTCGCGCTCGGGCTGGCGCACGCGCTGG
This window harbors:
- a CDS encoding glycosyltransferase family 4 protein, whose product is MHSPETLVESRPLRVVLLNWRDTTHPEGGGSERYVENVAAGLAAAGHDVTFFCAAHPGAPKVERRDGYRIIRRGGKFTVYAHAVRMLASGALGRPDVIVDVQNGIPFWSRLAVRCPVVVLVHHVHREQWGVVYGPATARLGWWLESRLAPRVYRDSRYVTVSEITRTELAALGVGPGRVDVVHNGTAPAPATTTQRSDQPRICVLGRLVPHKRVEHALQVAARLRASRPGLRVSVIGDGWWSDRLTAEAKRLGVDDITDFLGFVDERAKHAELARSWLMLAPSVKEGWGLTVVEAAQHQVPTIGYRSAGGLAESIVDGATGLLADDLDGLTAATDELLSDGVRRAALGRAAAARAATFTWDQTVRSWDALLRRTVAEEAAERSARRIRAATSGVALDPHRVPVTAEAGPFFRQS
- a CDS encoding class I SAM-dependent methyltransferase, giving the protein MLLTESRDRATLSRSVRLFRAFLSEQRDPDHFYGTLAADSVTQLSVYADLRGALVLDVGGGPGYFRAAFGRAGARYVSVDSDLGELSARGRPEPGTVMGSGMALPIRDAAADVCYSSNVLEHVPDPWTMAEEMLRVTRPGGVVYLSFTVWLSPWGGHETAPWHYLGGESAARRYRRRHGHEPKNRFGASLFPVSVADALLWARHTPHGELLDAFPRYHPWWARGVVRVPGLRELATWNLAVVLRRR